In one Saimiri boliviensis isolate mSaiBol1 chromosome 3, mSaiBol1.pri, whole genome shotgun sequence genomic region, the following are encoded:
- the LOC141583874 gene encoding LOW QUALITY PROTEIN: tripartite motif-containing protein 60-like (The sequence of the model RefSeq protein was modified relative to this genomic sequence to represent the inferred CDS: deleted 1 base in 1 codon; substituted 1 base at 1 genomic stop codon): MAFQGILAELQADASCPICLGYLKDPVTTHCGHNFCRSCIHQRWENLLDIFPCPVCLHHCPEGTLGRNTQFGRMTDAVQQLPDMRRKSKRQEEEPLCGKHCQRLTLFCEKDLELLCPQCRVSSDHQHHPLLPIEQAAAKYRRRLKSYIQPLKEEIEDAKMRREATILKYLNEKRKIEIRRKELHSEFEEIKAPLVKEQSAICDSLLVEEKDAYEKLTENQRQISDHLFVLQNLLKEVTEKCFQGDLDVPTGIENIYNTCENLKAPAVCSHEFKKKSLGLLPHYFGLQRMMSTFQEDLTLDPETAHPSLTISRDRKSVIFSRMHPGFIDNPESLSFYPAVRSCEGFDAGRHFWHVEAQWLTFKQWLAVPSVWITCFPCPFCHVCCPERKLTSNPQLGHLTEIAKQLQIRSKRKRQEEKHVCKKHNQVLTFFCREDLELLCPRCRFSTDHQLHCVRPRKKAASHHRKKLEEYNAAWKEGVELTEKIITVQTRKSLELKKKVKHKEEEVRSEFEQLRLFLQKEQETVLGQLQAEETDILAQLNESLRKFSDHTSSLKYLLKEIESTYVKPGLELLANVKDIYHRYKNFKFPEPFSFRLKEYGYRLPPQYSGLXKIIKRFQVDVILDPETAHHKLVVSADRKTVRYGNTVQNLPSNPTRFYRLPAVVGSKGYSSGRQYWEVEVKDKPEWILGVCDDSLPRRRKRSPTLVQNGLWGIRRSGRDNYIVLGHEEINPLPKVAPSKIGIFLDYEMSEISFYNVNDSSLLYTFNNDFTGPLWPYFYTGMDSKPLKISRVKDCE; this comes from the exons ATGGCCTTCCAAGGGATCCTTGCTGAGCTCCAAGCAGACGCCAGCTGCCCCATCTGCCTGGGTTACCTCAAGGACCCAGTCACCACTCATTGTGGGCACAACTTCTGCCGCTCCTGCATCCACCAGCGCTGGGAAAACCTACTGGACATCTTCCCCTGCCCCGTGTGCCTCCACCACTGCCCCGAAGGGACCCTCGGGAGAAACACCCAATTTGGCCGCATGACTGATGCGGTTCAGCAGCTTCCCGACATGAGGAGGAAGAGCAAACGGCAGGAGGAGGAGCCCCTGTGTGGGAAGCACTGCCAGCGTCTGACCCTGTTCTGTGAGAAGGACCTGGAGCTGTTGTGTCCCCAGTGCAGGGTCTCCTCTGACCACCAGCACCACCCCCTGCTGCCCATTGAGCAAGCTGCAGCCAAATACAGGAGAAGGCTCAAAAGCTACATTCAGCCACTAAAGGAGGAAATTGAAGACGCCAAGATGCGACGTGAAGCGacgattttgaaatatttgaatgagaaaagaaaaatagaaataaggagGAAGGAATTACACTCTGAATTTGAAGAAATTAAGGCTCCCTTGGTAAAGGAACAGTCTGCAATTTGTGACTCTTTACTTGTTGAAGAGAAGGATGCTTACGaaaaactcactgaaaaccaaagacaaatttCAGACCATTTATTTGTACTACAAAATCTGTTAAAAGAAGTAACGGAGAAGTGTTTTCAGGGAGACCTGGATGTGCCGACAGGTATTGAGAACATCTACAACACCTGTGAAAACCTGAAAGCCCCTGCAGTCTGCTCACATGAATTCAAGAAGAAGAGCTTGGGGCTCCTTCCGCATTATTTTGGCCTCCAAAGAATGATGAGCACATTTCAGGAAGATTTGACGCTAGACCCGGAAACAGCCCACCCTAGTCTTACTAtctcaagagacagaaagagtgtGATCTTTAGTAGGATGCATCCAGGCTTTATCGACAATCCTGAGTCATTGAGTTTTTACCCAGCTGTCCGGAGCTGTGAGGGCTTTGATGCTGGGAGACACTTTTGGCACGTGGAA GCTCAATGGCTGACCTTCAAGCAGTGGCTAGCTGTCCCGTCTGTCTGGATTACTTGCTTTCCCTGCCCTTTTTGCCACGTTTGCTGTCCCGAAAGGAAATTGACAAGCAATCCTCAACTGGGTCATTTGACTGAAATTGCTAAGCAACTCCAGATAAGAAGCAAGAGAAAGCGGCAGGAAGAGAAGCATGTATGTAAGAAGCATAATCAGGTTTTGACCTTTTTCTGTCGGGAAGACCTAGAGCTTTTATGTCCAAGGTGCCGTTTCTCCACTGATCACCAGCTTCACTGTGTTCGGCCCAGAAAGAAGGCTGCCTCCCATCACAGGAAAAAATTGGAGGAATACAATGCTGCATGGAAGGAGGGAGTGGAACtaactgaa aaaatcataacTGTACAAACCAGAAAATCGTTAGAACTgaagaaaaaggtaaaacataAGGAAGAAGAAGTCAGGTCTGAATTTGAGCAACTTAGGTTATTTCTCCAAAAGGAGCAAGAGACTGTTCTTGGGCAATTACAAGCTGAAGAGACGGATATTTTAGCACAACTAAATGAAAGCCTAAGAAAATTCTCAGATCATACCTCCTCATTAAAATATctactaaaggagatagagagcACATATGTAAAGCCAGGACTGGAATTACTGGCAAATGTTAAGGATATCTATCACAGGTACAAAAATTTCAAATTCCCTGAACCTTTTTCATTCAGATTAAAAGAATACGGTTACCGTCTGCCTCCACAATATTCTGGCCTATAGAAAATTATCAAGCGATTTCAAGTAGATGTAATTCTAGATCCTGAAACAGCACATCATAAACTTGTAGTGTCAGCAGATAGGAAAACTGTGCGCTATGGAAATACAGTGCAAAACTTACCTTCAAACCCAACAAGATTTTATCGCCTCCCAGCTGTTGTGGGTTCTAAGGGCTATAGTAGTGGCCGGCAGTACTGGGAAGTAGAAGTGAAAGACAAGCCTGAATGGATCCTTGGTGTCTGTGATGACTCTCTTCCCAGAAGGAGGAAGCGCTCACCAACATTAGTACAGAATGGATTGTGGGGAATTCGGCGATCTGGTCGGGATAATTATATTGTATTGGGTCATGAGGAAATTAATCCGCTGCCAAAAGTAGCACCTAGTAAGATTGGCATTTTTTTAGACTATGAAATGAGTGAGATTTCCTTTTATAATGTGAATGATAGCTCTCTACTGTATACTTTTAATAATGATTTTACAGGGCCACTTTGGCCTTATTTTTATACTGGAATGGACTCAAAACCTCTTAAAATTTCTAGAGTAAAAGATTGTGAATAA